A window of Leptotrichia wadei contains these coding sequences:
- a CDS encoding glycosyltransferase family 2 protein, with protein MENPKLCILLASYNGEKYIKEQLDSIINQTYKNWKLVIRDDGSKDKTVVILNEYEKKDERIKVLRDSKGNLGFLKNFEELLFNADEEFVLFSDQDDFWLKNKLEKFVEKISKLDGKTLSKPLLIHCNSSICNDRLEVIKKEFIDSKLAKERNSNIYFFEYMVQGSTSMVNKKMIRKSIPFLKNVTLHDRYFHLLSQFFGTRVFINKSLVKYRQHERNEIGANKSMLKKIMNKKYFYIEDRKLIQEIKEKYKKQLRKKDLNDIERYLEVTDRSKNRLERFWLSKYFKMKLLKRLVLLIKG; from the coding sequence TTGGAAAATCCTAAATTATGTATACTTTTAGCTTCTTATAATGGAGAAAAATATATAAAAGAACAATTAGATTCAATTATTAATCAAACATATAAAAATTGGAAATTAGTAATAAGAGATGACGGTTCAAAAGATAAAACAGTAGTAATTTTGAATGAGTACGAAAAAAAAGATGAACGAATAAAAGTTTTGAGAGATAGTAAAGGGAATTTAGGTTTTTTAAAAAATTTTGAAGAGCTACTTTTTAATGCAGATGAAGAGTTTGTTTTATTTTCTGATCAGGATGATTTTTGGTTGAAAAATAAATTAGAGAAGTTTGTTGAAAAAATAAGTAAGTTAGATGGAAAAACATTATCAAAACCACTGTTGATACATTGTAATTCTTCGATTTGTAATGATAGATTAGAAGTAATAAAAAAAGAATTTATTGATTCGAAATTAGCAAAAGAGAGAAATTCAAATATATATTTTTTTGAGTATATGGTACAAGGCTCCACTTCAATGGTAAATAAAAAAATGATAAGAAAGAGCATTCCATTTTTAAAAAATGTTACTTTACATGATCGTTATTTTCATTTACTTTCTCAATTTTTTGGAACAAGAGTTTTTATAAATAAAAGTTTAGTAAAGTATAGACAACATGAAAGAAATGAAATAGGAGCAAATAAAAGTATGTTAAAAAAGATAATGAATAAAAAGTATTTTTATATTGAAGATAGGAAATTAATCCAAGAAATAAAAGAAAAATACAAAAAACAATTAAGAAAAAAAGATTTAAATGATATTGAAAGATATCTAGAAGTAACAGATAGAAGTAAAAATAGGTTGGAAAGATTTTGGTTAAGTAAATATTTCAAAATGAAATTACTAAAAAGATTAGTGCTATTAATAAAAGGATAA
- a CDS encoding DUF4422 domain-containing protein, translated as MLKTKGFIGVAFHKKFFSYKDDIIVPIHVGSKKSKENLEYLKDSLGDNISEKNKNFCELTGIYWMWKNVDANFYGMMHYRRYISLENKLGYILKRGLYVFSRLFYLKPVINMLDMRELFQIKISDKQVMEQEIKKLSEKITREIQKYDVILPKKEIFNKSVYLQYKKSHIVEHLDKLLEIIKEDYEYIYPYYEKKIKKNNTIYPLNVFIMKKEYFFEYSQFIFDVLFKLEKKIKIPSDAYQMRVFGFLSERMMLPFIEYLKDKKNINVKEGVVLYLDRKEKNEGNI; from the coding sequence ATGCTAAAAACAAAAGGATTTATAGGAGTAGCTTTTCATAAGAAATTTTTTAGTTACAAAGATGATATTATTGTTCCAATTCATGTTGGTTCAAAAAAAAGTAAAGAAAATTTGGAGTATCTAAAAGATTCTTTGGGAGATAATATTTCAGAAAAAAATAAGAATTTTTGTGAACTGACAGGTATTTATTGGATGTGGAAAAATGTAGATGCTAATTTTTATGGAATGATGCACTATAGACGATATATTTCTCTTGAAAATAAATTGGGATACATATTAAAGAGAGGATTGTATGTTTTTTCAAGGCTTTTTTATTTAAAACCTGTAATAAATATGCTAGATATGAGAGAATTATTTCAAATAAAAATTAGTGATAAACAAGTAATGGAACAAGAAATAAAGAAACTGTCTGAAAAAATCACAAGAGAAATACAAAAGTATGATGTGATTTTACCTAAAAAAGAAATTTTTAATAAGAGTGTGTATTTACAATATAAAAAATCTCATATAGTGGAACATTTAGATAAATTATTAGAAATAATAAAAGAAGATTATGAGTATATATATCCATATTATGAAAAAAAAATAAAAAAGAATAATACAATATATCCTTTAAATGTATTTATTATGAAAAAAGAATATTTTTTTGAATATTCTCAATTTATATTTGATGTATTATTTAAATTAGAAAAAAAAATAAAAATTCCTTCAGATGCATATCAAATGAGAGTTTTTGGATTTCTATCTGAAAGAATGATGTTACCATTTATAGAATATTTGAAAGATAAAAAAAATATAAATGTAAAAGAAGGGGTTGTACTTTATTTAGATAGAAAGGAGAAAAATGAAGGAAATATTTGA
- a CDS encoding ABC transporter permease, with product MKEIFEYRALLIELIKRDIKKKYRRSILGILWSMLNPFLTMLIMAMVFSSFFKFAIKNFPVYLLTGQLIFNFYSEATNTAMGSILENASLIKKVYVPKHIFPIAKVLSSCVNFILSLPGLVLVILITKAPVKFSIIFSIIPVLYVLFFCLGIGLLLASVTVYFRDMFHLYGVLLTAISYLTPLFYPKEIVPEQYMFLLNLNPMVYFVDLFRDMVYYGKMPTLDEHLNCIFIIIISLFIGVVTFNMNKKKFILHI from the coding sequence ATGAAGGAAATATTTGAGTATAGAGCACTTTTAATAGAGCTAATAAAAAGAGATATAAAGAAAAAATATAGAAGATCTATACTAGGAATACTATGGAGCATGCTAAATCCTTTTTTAACAATGTTAATCATGGCGATGGTATTTTCGAGTTTTTTCAAATTTGCAATTAAAAATTTTCCTGTGTATCTATTGACAGGACAATTAATATTTAATTTTTATTCAGAAGCAACAAATACAGCAATGGGTTCAATTTTAGAAAATGCGTCATTAATAAAAAAAGTGTACGTGCCTAAACATATTTTTCCAATAGCAAAAGTATTATCAAGTTGTGTCAATTTTATTTTATCTTTACCAGGATTAGTTTTGGTGATACTAATAACTAAAGCACCTGTAAAATTTTCGATAATATTTTCAATAATACCAGTATTGTACGTTCTTTTTTTCTGCCTAGGTATAGGATTGTTATTAGCTTCGGTGACTGTATATTTTAGGGATATGTTTCATCTATATGGGGTTCTTTTAACAGCAATAAGTTATTTAACACCATTGTTTTATCCTAAAGAAATAGTTCCTGAACAATATATGTTTTTGTTAAATTTAAATCCGATGGTTTATTTTGTTGATCTATTTAGAGATATGGTATATTACGGGAAAATGCCAACGTTAGATGAACATCTAAATTGTATATTTATCATTATAATCTCACTTTTTATTGGAGTAGTGACATTTAATATGAATAAAAAGAAATTTATACTTCATATATAG
- a CDS encoding ABC transporter ATP-binding protein produces the protein MEEIVKVKNISMRFNMSSEIIHSFKEYIIKLLKRQLFFKEFWALRDVSFSLRKGEILGIVGFNGSGKSTILKVVAGVLEPTSGSIEVIGKVAPLIELGAGFDPDLTARENIFLNGAVLGYDKKFMEEKFDEIVEFSELGEFLDTPLKNFSSGMYARLGFAIATVVRPDILIADEILAVGDFHFQEKCEQKIKEMMAQGTSILFVSHSIEQVEKLCDRVVWLEKGKLKMVGDTKKVCEAYKNS, from the coding sequence GTGGAAGAAATAGTAAAAGTAAAAAATATTTCTATGAGATTTAATATGAGTTCAGAAATAATACATTCCTTTAAAGAATATATAATAAAATTATTAAAAAGGCAACTATTTTTTAAAGAATTCTGGGCTTTAAGAGATGTTTCATTTTCTTTAAGAAAAGGAGAAATATTGGGAATAGTTGGTTTTAATGGTTCGGGAAAAAGTACAATATTGAAAGTAGTGGCAGGAGTATTAGAGCCAACTTCAGGAAGTATAGAAGTTATTGGGAAAGTTGCACCTCTTATAGAGTTAGGAGCAGGATTTGATCCAGATTTGACGGCAAGAGAAAATATATTTTTGAATGGTGCTGTATTGGGATATGATAAAAAATTTATGGAAGAAAAATTTGATGAAATAGTGGAGTTTTCTGAATTAGGAGAATTTTTAGATACACCGTTAAAGAACTTTTCTTCAGGAATGTATGCAAGATTAGGTTTTGCAATAGCAACTGTAGTTAGGCCAGATATTTTAATAGCTGATGAAATTCTTGCAGTAGGAGATTTTCATTTTCAGGAAAAATGTGAACAGAAAATAAAGGAAATGATGGCACAAGGTACAAGTATATTATTTGTATCACATTCAATTGAGCAGGTGGAAAAATTATGTGATCGAGTTGTTTGGTTGGAAAAAGGAAAGTTGAAAATGGTTGGAGATACTAAGAAGGTTTGTGAAGCATATAAAAATAGTTAG
- the glf gene encoding UDP-galactopyranose mutase, with protein sequence MRYDYLVVGAGPFGATFAYEANKRGKKVLVIDKRDHVGGNMYCENIEGINVHKYGAHIFHTSNKKVWDYVNQFCTFNNYINSPIANYKGEIYNLPFNMNTFNKLWGVVTPAEAKTKIDEQIKESGITEPKNLEEQAISLVGKDIYEKLIKGYTEKQWGRSTTELPAFIIKRLPVRYTYDNNYFNDKYQGIPEGGYNVIFDKLLEGIDVELNVDFFGKKEELLAKADKVVFTGMIDQYFDYKFGVLEYRSLRFEHETLDEENHQGNAVVNYNEREVPYTRIIEHKHFEFGKQSKTVITKEYPAEWKQGDEPYYPVNNNKNAEIFKKYQELAKQEKNVIFGGRLANYKYYDMHHVFEVALEVVEEEFGGM encoded by the coding sequence ATGAGATATGATTATTTAGTAGTAGGAGCAGGGCCTTTTGGGGCAACATTTGCTTATGAAGCAAATAAAAGAGGGAAAAAAGTTTTAGTGATTGACAAAAGAGATCATGTTGGTGGAAATATGTATTGTGAAAATATTGAAGGAATAAATGTTCACAAATATGGAGCACATATTTTTCATACTAGTAATAAAAAAGTATGGGATTATGTAAATCAATTTTGTACATTTAATAATTATATAAATTCACCAATAGCAAATTATAAAGGTGAAATATACAATTTACCATTCAATATGAATACTTTTAATAAATTGTGGGGAGTTGTGACTCCGGCAGAAGCTAAAACTAAAATTGATGAACAAATAAAAGAATCTGGAATTACAGAACCTAAAAACTTAGAAGAACAAGCAATTTCTTTGGTAGGAAAAGATATTTATGAAAAATTGATAAAAGGTTATACTGAAAAACAATGGGGAAGAAGTACAACAGAGTTACCAGCGTTTATTATTAAGAGATTGCCTGTAAGATATACTTATGATAATAACTATTTTAATGATAAATATCAAGGAATTCCTGAAGGCGGATACAATGTAATTTTTGATAAATTATTAGAAGGAATTGATGTAGAATTGAATGTTGATTTCTTTGGAAAAAAAGAAGAATTATTGGCTAAAGCTGATAAAGTAGTATTTACAGGTATGATAGATCAATATTTTGATTATAAATTTGGTGTTTTAGAATACAGAAGTTTAAGATTTGAACACGAAACATTAGATGAAGAAAATCACCAAGGGAATGCAGTAGTAAACTACAATGAAAGAGAAGTACCTTATACAAGAATAATAGAACATAAACATTTTGAATTTGGAAAACAATCAAAAACAGTTATAACTAAAGAATATCCAGCAGAATGGAAACAAGGAGATGAACCTTATTACCCAGTAAACAACAATAAAAATGCTGAAATCTTTAAAAAATATCAAGAATTAGCAAAGCAAGAAAAAAATGTGATATTTGGTGGAAGATTAGCTAATTATAAATATTATGATATGCATCATGTATTTGAAGTTGCTTTAGAAGTGGTAGAAGAAGAGTTTGGAGGAATGTAA
- a CDS encoding YfhO family protein yields MLKIKKVKLLAFIIPIFIFWMVLISAKVYPFGEKSILVSDLSNEYIDYLSWYKNMLMGKHSFMYSWNFGMGMNMFSTIFYFLSSPLNILILIPFLEIQDTVLIITLLKIGLCGLTCNFYLSKKFGLNNNQSLVFSTCYALMSFNICYIQHLMWLDGIILLPILIFYLDEFIEKDKKLGLILTLIISFYSNFYISYMIGLFMIIYFWYRFFSSDLKITLKSAIIKFVKFGLYSISSLMICGIFLLPTYISLEKEKNTELFKLGIRYRIGDIISKLFIGNFDTLHPGGSPNIYCGLIVLVFFLLYFINKNISIKKKISAGVVLIIMFISIEISFFYMMWHGFDNPEWFEGRFSFLVSFFLIYIASESYEKKNGVLIKRSLEKISLILILLLISSSILIENLRDKLFINLVFIILYCVAFKINLLKKFLLIIVCCELLMNGILVNKKIRTEENYEDRSYYIQYKKNLRETVNELKRKDNSIYRTEKDFRRRENEGALADYKGIAIFDSNFNKGVHNLLSKLGMPFFDKVGNFEGTTLFSESLLGVKYVLSHNIGKTIFYSKPVLKVNDTYVFKNNQALPFFSLVNEGILSVNINKENENPFELQNKIAEKITNNKVRIFENLNVNKKIENLKVEDEKNDNIKYVKINPNKEAFLEFKVSNLTNDINYMYIKKFNQNTLVEINGINNPYEFGGYNKIFRLNNDDIVKISLKENELEINKNLFYSFNKNNYNIIMSKIDRTPIIKKFNDTYIEVKIENIKENELLMTSIPYDEGWKLYVNGKKQVKEKILGAFIGIRLKNKESNIILKYEAPGVKLGVIISLIGLVGLIILSFVDKKFLVVEEGILKSNNKRLS; encoded by the coding sequence ATGTTAAAAATAAAAAAAGTAAAACTGTTAGCATTTATAATACCTATTTTTATATTTTGGATGGTTTTAATTAGTGCTAAGGTATATCCTTTTGGAGAAAAAAGCATATTGGTATCAGATTTAAGTAACGAATATATAGATTATTTATCATGGTATAAAAATATGTTGATGGGGAAACATAGTTTTATGTATAGTTGGAATTTTGGAATGGGTATGAATATGTTTTCAACAATATTTTATTTTCTGAGTAGTCCTTTAAATATTTTAATATTAATTCCTTTTCTTGAGATACAAGATACAGTTTTAATAATAACACTTTTGAAAATAGGATTGTGTGGTTTAACTTGTAATTTTTATTTGTCTAAAAAGTTTGGTTTAAATAATAATCAAAGTCTAGTTTTTTCGACTTGCTATGCTTTGATGTCTTTTAATATTTGTTATATACAACATCTTATGTGGCTTGATGGCATAATATTGTTACCTATTTTAATTTTTTATTTAGATGAATTTATAGAAAAAGATAAGAAGTTAGGGTTAATATTAACATTGATAATTTCTTTTTATTCAAATTTTTATATATCATATATGATAGGGTTATTTATGATAATTTATTTTTGGTACAGATTTTTTTCTTCAGATTTAAAAATAACACTTAAATCTGCTATTATAAAATTTGTTAAATTTGGACTTTATTCAATAAGTTCTTTAATGATTTGTGGAATCTTTCTGTTACCAACATATATATCATTAGAAAAAGAAAAAAATACAGAATTATTTAAATTGGGAATAAGATATAGAATAGGTGATATTATATCAAAATTATTTATAGGAAATTTTGATACTTTACATCCAGGAGGAAGCCCAAATATATATTGTGGTTTAATTGTGTTGGTATTTTTTTTGTTATATTTTATTAATAAGAATATTTCAATTAAGAAAAAAATATCAGCAGGGGTAGTATTAATAATTATGTTTATATCAATAGAAATTTCTTTTTTTTATATGATGTGGCATGGATTTGATAATCCAGAATGGTTTGAAGGACGTTTTTCTTTTTTGGTTTCTTTCTTTTTAATTTATATTGCTTCTGAAAGTTATGAAAAGAAAAATGGTGTTTTAATTAAAAGAAGTCTTGAAAAAATTAGTTTAATTCTTATATTGTTGTTAATATCATCTAGTATTTTAATTGAAAATTTGAGGGATAAATTATTTATAAATTTGGTATTTATAATTTTATATTGTGTTGCTTTTAAAATCAACTTACTAAAAAAATTTTTATTAATTATAGTATGTTGTGAATTGTTAATGAATGGTATATTAGTAAATAAAAAAATTAGGACAGAAGAGAATTATGAAGATAGAAGTTATTATATTCAATATAAAAAAAATTTAAGAGAAACTGTAAATGAATTAAAAAGAAAAGATAATTCAATCTATAGAACAGAAAAAGATTTTAGAAGGCGTGAAAATGAAGGAGCATTAGCTGATTATAAGGGAATTGCTATATTTGATTCAAATTTTAATAAAGGTGTACATAATTTGCTTTCTAAATTAGGGATGCCTTTTTTCGACAAAGTTGGAAATTTTGAAGGAACAACCTTATTTTCAGAGTCATTATTAGGTGTAAAATATGTATTATCTCATAATATAGGAAAAACAATTTTTTATTCTAAACCAGTTTTAAAAGTAAATGATACTTATGTGTTTAAAAATAATCAAGCATTACCATTTTTTAGTTTAGTAAATGAAGGTATTTTAAGTGTTAATATTAATAAGGAGAATGAAAATCCATTTGAGTTACAAAATAAAATTGCTGAAAAAATTACTAATAATAAAGTGAGAATTTTTGAGAATTTAAATGTTAATAAAAAAATTGAAAATTTGAAAGTCGAAGATGAAAAAAATGATAATATCAAATATGTGAAGATTAATCCAAATAAAGAAGCTTTTTTGGAATTTAAAGTTTCAAATTTAACAAATGATATAAACTATATGTATATTAAAAAATTTAATCAAAATACATTAGTAGAAATAAATGGCATTAATAATCCATATGAATTTGGTGGCTATAATAAAATTTTTAGATTAAATAATGATGATATTGTAAAAATCTCTTTAAAAGAAAATGAATTAGAGATAAATAAGAATTTATTTTATTCATTTAATAAAAATAATTATAATATTATTATGAGTAAAATAGACAGAACTCCAATTATAAAAAAATTTAATGATACTTATATAGAAGTAAAAATAGAGAATATAAAAGAAAATGAATTACTAATGACTTCTATACCTTATGATGAAGGATGGAAATTATATGTTAATGGAAAAAAACAAGTCAAAGAAAAAATATTGGGAGCATTCATAGGAATAAGATTGAAAAATAAAGAATCAAATATAATTTTAAAATATGAAGCACCTGGAGTAAAATTAGGGGTAATTATTTCTTTAATTGGTTTGGTTGGATTAATAATATTATCATTTGTAGATAAAAAATTCTTAGTAGTTGAAGAAGGCATATTAAAGAGTAATAATAAACGGTTATCATAA
- a CDS encoding glycosyltransferase — MILEITIPVLNEEQTIKEKISEMINYVKTNIMNISINFIIADNGSTDKTQEYSQELIKEYSNLSYIKLPEKGVGLALRTSWSRSKADYVGYMDLDIATDLDALKIVVSEMKKNTKIINGSRLLKDSTVINRTLLREISSRSFNLILKLILGIKFSDGMCGFKFFDRNTAQELINTGIDTKGWFFSTEMLVKGYWKNFEIKEIPVKWTDDRNSKVKIVSLSLNYLKSIFKLKKEEKEFKKRWK; from the coding sequence ATGATCTTAGAAATAACAATACCAGTTCTTAATGAAGAACAAACAATAAAAGAAAAAATTAGTGAAATGATAAATTATGTAAAAACTAATATAATGAATATTAGTATTAATTTTATAATAGCTGATAATGGTTCAACAGATAAGACACAGGAATACAGCCAAGAGTTAATAAAAGAGTATAGTAATTTAAGTTATATTAAATTACCTGAAAAAGGAGTCGGACTTGCTTTAAGAACTTCTTGGTCAAGATCAAAAGCTGATTATGTAGGTTATATGGATTTAGACATAGCAACGGATTTAGACGCTTTAAAAATAGTGGTTTCAGAAATGAAAAAGAATACCAAAATAATAAATGGTTCACGGTTGTTAAAAGATTCGACAGTTATTAATAGAACTTTATTAAGAGAAATATCTTCAAGAAGCTTTAATCTAATATTAAAGTTAATATTGGGTATAAAATTTTCTGATGGGATGTGTGGGTTTAAGTTTTTTGATAGAAATACAGCACAAGAACTGATAAATACTGGAATTGATACAAAAGGGTGGTTTTTCTCAACAGAAATGTTAGTAAAAGGATATTGGAAAAATTTTGAAATAAAAGAAATACCTGTAAAATGGACAGATGATAGAAATTCAAAAGTAAAAATAGTTTCGTTGAGTTTAAATTATTTAAAAAGTATTTTTAAATTAAAAAAAGAAGAAAAGGAATTTAAAAAAAGATGGAAGTAG
- a CDS encoding Gfo/Idh/MocA family protein yields the protein MEVAVVGYGYWGKILKKYLDENNLFKVAGICDPLYVNSIKLEEILNNPNIESVFVCNPIDIHYSTVKILLEKKKNVFCEKPLSKSYKESIELFEIAKKNNVTLYVDYIYTNSPSINKIKEMKEKLGKILYIEANINQFGKFYENDDVFDVLGVHLISSINYILDKNIKVEKIIIKKENSKKIIENGSIVFLVEDIAGIMNCNLLSYEKERKIIFTCEKGIMIFNMLGEKTVKIIEHVEKDESFEENLIFEEKIDEVNNLKYVLEEFYNYVISKKSNEKIAIGVAKAIEQINILKNGCNL from the coding sequence ATGGAAGTAGCAGTAGTAGGTTATGGATATTGGGGAAAAATTTTAAAAAAATATTTAGATGAAAATAATTTATTTAAAGTAGCTGGAATTTGTGATCCTTTATATGTAAATAGTATAAAATTAGAAGAAATTTTAAATAATCCTAATATTGAAAGTGTATTTGTTTGTAATCCTATAGATATACACTATTCAACAGTAAAAATATTATTAGAAAAGAAAAAAAATGTATTTTGCGAAAAACCATTAAGCAAAAGTTACAAAGAATCAATAGAATTATTTGAAATTGCTAAAAAAAATAACGTAACACTATATGTTGATTATATTTATACTAATTCTCCGAGTATTAATAAAATTAAAGAAATGAAAGAGAAGTTAGGAAAAATTTTGTATATTGAAGCTAATATAAATCAATTTGGGAAATTTTATGAAAATGATGATGTATTTGATGTACTTGGTGTTCATTTGATTTCTTCAATTAATTACATTTTAGATAAAAATATAAAAGTGGAAAAGATTATAATAAAAAAAGAAAATAGTAAAAAAATTATTGAAAATGGAAGTATAGTATTTTTAGTTGAAGATATAGCAGGAATAATGAATTGTAACCTGCTTTCATATGAAAAAGAAAGAAAAATTATTTTTACTTGTGAAAAAGGTATAATGATTTTTAATATGTTGGGTGAGAAGACGGTAAAAATAATAGAGCATGTTGAAAAAGATGAGAGTTTCGAAGAAAATTTAATTTTTGAAGAAAAAATAGACGAAGTAAATAATTTAAAATATGTTTTAGAAGAATTTTATAACTATGTAATTTCTAAAAAAAGTAATGAAAAAATAGCAATTGGGGTTGCTAAAGCTATAGAACAAATTAATATTTTGAAGAATGGATGTAATTTATAA
- a CDS encoding FAD-dependent oxidoreductase — MKKYNKIIIGAGIYGMYAAKRSLEKNPDEKVLIIEVEKEPFNRGSYINQARLHNGYHYPRSFSTASKSAKYFNRFYNDFKKGINDKFEKIYAVASDYSWANGEQFQKFCDNLNVRCDEIPRGKFFNENTIDKAFLTQEYSFDAKIIGKMLYEELVKLGCNFKFETKITEIKKEEKEYVFKTSNGKIYSAPFVLNATYAGINIIHNLLGFEYLPIKYEFCEVILCEVSNNIKNVGLTVMDGPFFSLMPFGLTGYHSITTVSRTPHFTNYENLPPYDCCGDIEKQKHPEHSKGCIHCGIFPETAFEEMVQIAKKYLNEDIEIKYVKSLFTIKPILVASEIDDSRPTIIKQYSQSPDFYTVFSGKINTMYDLDEIL, encoded by the coding sequence ATGAAAAAATATAACAAAATAATAATAGGAGCAGGAATATATGGAATGTATGCTGCAAAACGAAGTTTAGAAAAAAATCCTGATGAAAAAGTATTGATAATAGAAGTGGAAAAGGAGCCATTTAATAGAGGTTCTTATATAAATCAAGCGAGACTTCACAATGGCTATCATTATCCAAGATCTTTTTCTACAGCATCAAAATCTGCAAAATATTTCAACAGATTTTATAATGATTTTAAAAAAGGTATCAACGATAAATTTGAAAAAATTTATGCAGTAGCCTCTGATTATAGTTGGGCTAACGGAGAACAATTTCAAAAATTTTGTGATAATCTAAATGTAAGATGTGATGAAATTCCTAGAGGGAAATTTTTTAATGAAAATACTATTGATAAGGCATTTTTAACACAGGAATATTCATTTGATGCTAAGATAATTGGAAAAATGTTGTATGAAGAATTAGTAAAATTAGGATGTAATTTTAAATTTGAAACAAAAATAACAGAAATAAAAAAAGAAGAGAAAGAATATGTGTTTAAAACTTCAAATGGAAAAATATATTCAGCACCATTTGTTTTGAATGCAACTTATGCAGGGATCAATATAATTCATAATTTATTGGGATTTGAATATTTACCAATAAAATATGAATTTTGTGAAGTAATTTTGTGTGAAGTTTCAAATAATATTAAAAATGTTGGATTAACTGTTATGGATGGACCTTTTTTCTCATTGATGCCATTTGGATTAACTGGTTATCACTCCATAACAACTGTTTCAAGAACACCACATTTTACAAATTATGAGAATTTACCGCCATATGACTGTTGTGGAGATATAGAAAAACAAAAACATCCTGAACATTCAAAAGGTTGTATTCATTGTGGAATTTTTCCAGAAACGGCATTTGAAGAAATGGTTCAAATTGCTAAAAAGTATTTGAATGAGGATATTGAGATAAAATATGTTAAATCATTATTTACAATAAAACCTATTTTGGTTGCTTCTGAGATAGATGATTCAAGACCAACGATTATAAAACAGTATTCTCAAAGTCCAGATTTCTATACGGTGTTTTCTGGTAAAATAAATACAATGTATGATTTAGATGAAATATTATAG
- a CDS encoding glycosyltransferase, translating into MIKTLEQNYISVVLVINDDNMQVEKKIKEIKKVLNNNFKNSEIVIVDNTTKTDSLESLKSLNFKHTEIKLPIKHRTQQALNAGTAIAIGDYIVEIEDISFDIDYNKIMEMYRKSQEGYDFVFLTPKKSRKSSKVFYNILNKYFKNSFNEDINSSVMTLSSRRGQNKVAEVGKRIINRNVAYVVSGLKSSYIVINMDYKNNRGFSENLMLMFDTLIYYTDAIMIFTQRLAFGFFILFGLGVVYSIITKIARETVEGWASLFIILSLGFFGLFFILSIVIRYLHHILQNSLNTKDYIYRSVDKK; encoded by the coding sequence ATGATAAAAACTTTAGAACAAAATTATATATCAGTTGTTTTAGTTATAAATGATGATAATATGCAGGTAGAAAAAAAAATAAAGGAAATAAAAAAAGTTTTGAATAACAATTTTAAAAACAGTGAAATTGTGATAGTAGATAATACAACCAAAACAGATTCTTTAGAGTCATTGAAATCTTTGAATTTTAAACATACAGAAATAAAATTACCTATAAAACATAGAACACAACAGGCTTTAAATGCGGGAACAGCAATAGCAATAGGAGATTATATTGTTGAAATAGAAGACATTTCTTTTGATATAGACTACAATAAAATAATGGAAATGTATAGAAAAAGTCAAGAAGGATATGATTTTGTATTTTTAACACCAAAAAAATCAAGAAAATCTTCAAAAGTATTTTATAATATTTTAAATAAATATTTTAAAAATTCATTTAATGAAGATATCAATTCTTCTGTTATGACTTTATCATCAAGAAGAGGTCAAAATAAAGTGGCAGAAGTAGGAAAAAGAATTATTAATAGAAATGTTGCTTATGTCGTTTCAGGACTAAAGAGTTCTTATATAGTAATAAATATGGATTATAAAAATAATAGAGGATTTTCAGAGAATCTAATGCTGATGTTTGATACTTTAATTTATTATACAGATGCAATTATGATATTTACTCAAAGATTAGCTTTTGGATTTTTTATATTATTTGGATTAGGAGTAGTTTATAGTATAATTACAAAAATTGCAAGAGAAACAGTAGAAGGATGGGCATCATTATTCATAATATTGAGTTTAGGATTTTTTGGATTATTTTTTATCTTAAGTATTGTCATAAGATATTTACATCATATTTTACAAAATTCATTAAATACAAAAGATTATATTTATAGATCTGTAGATAAAAAATAA